The window GGACGGCTTCCGCCATAGGCCAGGTCGAGGACGGCTTCCTCGAAACTCTCCAACACCTCTTCGGCTCCGTCGCCGTCCAGGAACGCGCTGGTCTGCGGGCCCCCTTCCCAGTCACCGTCCAGGGTCAGTCCGGGCACGGGATACAGGGTGCGTGGTTCGTAGACCGTGGTCTCCATGGCCTCACCCATGCATTCGTGTGTCGCCGCGCGCTCCGTGGTGCGTGCTCCTGCCGGGACATGGAGTACCGCGGACGACTCGGGCGGGTACGAGATGTGCGTGAAGAACAACAGCTGACCGTCGGCGGGCAGTTCGACGTCCAGGACGCCCTGGGGCAGGGCCGCGCAGTCGACGCTCAGTACGAGCGGCTCTCTGCCCTCGGGCCAGTCCACCCCTTCCGGCAGTGCGGGGAGCCCGCCCGTTCGTGCGGCGGGGCGGGCGCTTCCCCGCTGGGATTCGGGCAGTTCCCTGTCCAGCACCAGATAGAGGCACGGCCGGGTCCGGGCCATCAACTCCTGTGCGACGGGGCCGGGAACGCCGTACTCGGCGGCCGTCTTGAGCAGGAGCGGTTCGTCGATCGAAGTCATGTCCGCGATCGTGCCACGGGCCACTGACATGCCGCGGATCGTCCGGTCGCCGCGGCCCGAAGGTCCTCAACGGTGGTTCTTGCGGACCACGTTGATGACGGGAGCCCACACGTGCGGCTCGCTTCCGCCGACGAAGGTCGCTTCCGACCGGAGGACGTGCCGGCCCGGCGCGAGGTCCGTCAGCCATGCCACCCACCCGCAGGCGGTGAAGGTCGCGGGCTGGGCGGGTATGCCCAGGAAGTTGTCCGGCCGCAGCTGAACCGCCTGCTGCGGTGCGCATATCGCGAAGCGTCGCTTCTGGAGATCGATGGCCTTGCCGCCGTCGACGGTGAGCCGCACCGACTCGGTGGTGGCACGGAGGTCGGCCCGGGCGCACTTGCGTTGGGCGGCTTCGCCGACCGCGTAGTACGGAGGCTCCTCGACGTCGTCGCAGACAGTCGTGATCCCGTGGACGAACACCGCTGTTCCTTCTTTCACGGTGCAGTTCTGCGGGGGACCGTTTCCGATGGCCAGGAGGACCTTGCCGGTGCGTCCGAGCTTCACGCACCGCTCGCCCTTCTCGAACCACGGGTTCTCCGCCGCGGGCAGGGTGAACGTCCGGTACCAGCCCTCCCCCATGGCATCGCGTCCGGTCACTCCGTCCATCTTCTTGCGCGGCTCGACGACGCGGCCTTCACCGCCGTGGTCACCGTGACCGGAAGCACTGGGTATCGACCCCAGTTGGATCGCGGCGACCAACGTCATGATCAAGAAGATCGACCACCTGGCATGGCGCGGACGTGGCATGGCGCCCTCCCCCGAACAGAGATGGTGTGGGCCGTTCCCATGCCCGACCACCCTAGGGGCGTACTGGAAGGTACGACCCGTCGGCGGGAGGACGGGACGAGCCGAGGGAGCTGAGGGAGCCGCACGAGCGGCAGAGTGCAAAATTTACCCTGCGCAATGATTGCATTGTGCTTCTCATCCGTACCCCCTGTGGACCGAGCCGTTCACCCAGGAGGCACCATGCGCGTAACGCAACGCACGGCAGGAACCGTATTCGTGATCGGTGGGCTGGCCGTGACGCTCACCGCGCTGGCCTACCCCGCCCTCGTCGGGATCGAGAAGACGACGACCGACCAGGCACGGATCATCGCCAACACCCGGTACGGGCCGTTGACGGAGGCCGACCGGGACTTCGTCATCAAGGTTCGGGCGGCGGGGTTGTGGGAGCACCCGCTGGGGCTGATGGCGATGGAGCGGGGGACGACCCCGGAGATGAAGGAGGCCGGGGAGCATCTGGTCGCGGGGCACTCCGGGCTCGACGAGATGTGCCGGAACATCGCTCCCGAGCTGGGCATCACCCTGCCCAACCAGGCCAGCCCGCAACAGCAGCAGTTCGTGGCGACGGTGGACGGCAGCAACGGCAAACAGTTCGACACGACCGCGGTGAACATCATGCGGGTGACGCACGGGCAGATCTTCCCGACCATCGCCAAGATCCGGGCCAGCACCCAGAACACCATGATCCGGCAGCTGGCCGACCTGGCCAACGACACCGTTCTCGACCACATCACCGTGTTGGAGAAGACCGAACTCGTCAACTACGACCAGGTCAACTTCCAGCAGACCACCCCGCCGAAGCTCCCCAAGGACGAGATGACACCGCCGGCGCCGCAGCCGGGCTCACCCGTTCTCGTACTCAACGAGCCTCCGGGGCTGGATGTGAACACGAGTTCCCCGACGCCGGCTCCCAGCCCGAGCGCCGGGTGACCCGAGCGGCATCAGCCACAGAAAAAAGAGGGCTCAGGCCTCGTGCGTTGCGGGCACGTCCACCCAGCCCAAGGGGTACGGGTCCGCGTCGTCCAGCGCCGGGGCCAGGGGTTCACCGCCCGCCTCGTTGAACGCCGTCAGCGCGTCGACGAGTGCCTCGCGCTGTTTCGGGGTGAGCCGTTCGACGATCGCGGAGATCTCGGCGCGCCGACGGGCGGTCACGTTCGCGACCGTGTTCCGCCCCTCCTCCGTGAGCTGCAGCAGGGTCTCGCGGCGGTTGGTGGGGTTGGTCTGGCGGTCGGCCAGCCCGGCGGCGATGAGCCGGTCGATCATGCGCATGGCGGTGGACGGCGCGACCTGGAGGAGATCGGCGAGCGTGACGAGTTTCGTGGCGCCGCGGGTGGCGAGCACCATCAGCATCCGCACCTGCGGCAGCGTCACGCGCTCCTCGACCTCGGCGAGCGAGCGCGCCGAGACCGCGACGAGAAGGCGGGAGGCGGTCAGCACCGCATGGGTCACCGCGTCGACATCGTCCATGGCCCCGGCGGGGGTTTCGTGCTCCGGCATGTGTCCTTTCTATCCCGCCGAGGTGCCCGACCACGCACCTGATCCGCCCAGATTTTCCTTGTCCATGACCCGCGTACGAGGTCGACGGCCCTGCCGTGCCCGGGTCGCCCGGGTCGCCCGGGTACGGGTCAGCGGCCCGGCGCCGGTCCCGTACTCCTGCGCACGATCAGTTCGACCGGTACGACGCGGCCGACGGCCGGCTCGGGCGGGCCGTCCAGCTGGGACAGGAGCAGGCGCAGGGAACGGGTGCCGATCTCGGGGAAGTCGGTGCGGACCGTGGTCAGCGGGGGCAGCAGGTGTGCGGCCTCGGGGATGTCGTCGTAGCCGACGACGCTGACGTCGCCCGGGACATGGCGCCCCGCCTCGTACAGGGCCCGCAACAGGCCCAGTGCCATCTGGTCGTTGGAGGCGAAGATCGCGGTGACGTCGGTCCTGGCGGCCAGTTGGCGGCCCAGTTCGTAACCCGAGTCGGCGCTCCAGTCGCCGATGAGGGGCTCGGGGATCTCGGCCCCCGCCGCCTCCAGCGCGGCCCGCCAGGCCTCCACCCTCCGGTCCGCGGACAGCCAGCCCGTGGGGCCCGCGATGTGCCAGACCGTCGCGTGACCCAGCGCCAGCAGATGTTCCGTGGCCTTGCGCGCGCCCGCGCGGTTGTCCGCCGTGACGAAGGACGCGTCCTTGCCCAGGTCGTTCTCCAGCACCATCAGCGGGGTGTCCAGCTGGGCCTCCGCCAGCGCCCTGCCCACCCAGCGCTGCGGGGCGATGGCGATCACACCGTCAGCGCCCTCGGCCGACAGCGTGTCCACGGCCCGTACGACGGTGGCCCGGTCCGCCGTGTCCAGCGCGATGGAACTCACCAGGTAACCGGCCTCCTGGGCCGCCGTGTTGATCGCGGTCAGGATCGAGGCGGGGCCGAAGCGCGCCGCGTCGAAGGAGATCACACCCAGCATGCGCGTTCTGCCGCTCGCCAGGGAGCGCGCGCTGCGGCTCGGGCGGTAACCGAGCGTGCGCATCGCCGTCAGGACCGACTCGCGGGTCTCCGGGCGGACGGACGGGTTGTCGTTCAGTACGCGGGAGACGGTCTGCTTGGAGACGCCGGCCAGGCGCGCCACGTCGTCCATCACCGGCCGCGCGCCCGCGAAGTTGCGGCGGCTGCGGCCCTTGGGGAGGTCCTTGGGAGGGCCTTGGGGCGGCGCGCCGTCACCGGCACTTCGGGTCATGACGGGTGATGTCCTTCGGGTTCGTCCCGGCGGTCGTGCCCCGCCCGGCTGGCCCACAGGATAGGCCGCCGGGAGGGAAAGGGCCCCGGCGGCCGGGCCTCGGGGCTCACCCGACGGCCGGGCCCCGGCGCTCAGCCCGCCCGCATCACCCATGTGCGGCCCGTCACCCACTCGACGCGCCCGATCCTCGCCTCCACCGCTCCCCCGTCTCCGCTCGTCGGCCTCTCCACCGCTCCTGCCCCTTCTCCGCTCGTCCGCGCCGCCACCTCTCCTCCTCCGTCTCCGCCCGCCTCCGCCGCCACGTACACCCGGGCGTCGGCGTGCCGGGGCAGCACCCGCAGCCGCAGGCCCTTCTCGCGGAGGGCGTCCGCGGGGAGGCGGTCCAGGGCGATGTCCCAGACGCGCCCGGAGGCGAACTGGTCCGCCACGAGCGTGTCCCCCACGTACGCCCGCGCCACGTCTCCGGTCCAGTGGACGCGCAGGAGGGTGTCCGGGCGCGGAAGGCCGTCCGGTACGGCGATGTCGTACTCGGCCGCCGCCGCGGTGTCGAAGTGCTTGTCCACCGGGGCGCTCGCCCGGCCCTGCACACCCGTCACCGGCTCGGGCGCGGGTCCCGTGGAGGCCCGGACCAGCGTGGCCGACGCCTCCACGACGGCGTGACGGCCGGCGCCCAGCACGGTGTAGCGCGTGAACACACCGTCCGCCGTCTCCTGAACTACCGCCCCGGTGCCGCCGGTTGCCGCTGACCCCCCGCTCGGCCCCGCCACCACCGGCGCCCGCTCCGGCGCCGGCAGCACGGCGAACGACGGCTCCCCGGCCCGTCGGCTGTGCACCCGCACCTCACCCTGCCCACCCCGACCGTCCCCGGCGTGCTCGTCGAAGACGACACCGTCGGAGCAGAGCACCAGCCGCTCCGCTCCCCACGCGACACCCCGGTAGAGGGTCCGCGCGGTCGCCGCGTCCAGCACCAGCAGGCCGACCTGGTTGCCGTCCGTCGTGGTGACCTCGACAAAGGCGTCGGTGCCGGGCCGCAGCCCGGTGATCAGGACGCGGCCGCCGACGGAGGAGACCTGCCGCGTCGGCGCGTGGACCGACTTCAACGTGCTGGTGTCCAGGG is drawn from Streptomyces liliifuscus and contains these coding sequences:
- a CDS encoding LacI family DNA-binding transcriptional regulator produces the protein MTRSAGDGAPPQGPPKDLPKGRSRRNFAGARPVMDDVARLAGVSKQTVSRVLNDNPSVRPETRESVLTAMRTLGYRPSRSARSLASGRTRMLGVISFDAARFGPASILTAINTAAQEAGYLVSSIALDTADRATVVRAVDTLSAEGADGVIAIAPQRWVGRALAEAQLDTPLMVLENDLGKDASFVTADNRAGARKATEHLLALGHATVWHIAGPTGWLSADRRVEAWRAALEAAGAEIPEPLIGDWSADSGYELGRQLAARTDVTAIFASNDQMALGLLRALYEAGRHVPGDVSVVGYDDIPEAAHLLPPLTTVRTDFPEIGTRSLRLLLSQLDGPPEPAVGRVVPVELIVRRSTGPAPGR
- a CDS encoding MarR family winged helix-turn-helix transcriptional regulator; translated protein: MPEHETPAGAMDDVDAVTHAVLTASRLLVAVSARSLAEVEERVTLPQVRMLMVLATRGATKLVTLADLLQVAPSTAMRMIDRLIAAGLADRQTNPTNRRETLLQLTEEGRNTVANVTARRRAEISAIVERLTPKQREALVDALTAFNEAGGEPLAPALDDADPYPLGWVDVPATHEA
- a CDS encoding DUF1963 domain-containing protein, which encodes MTSIDEPLLLKTAAEYGVPGPVAQELMARTRPCLYLVLDRELPESQRGSARPAARTGGLPALPEGVDWPEGREPLVLSVDCAALPQGVLDVELPADGQLLFFTHISYPPESSAVLHVPAGARTTERAATHECMGEAMETTVYEPRTLYPVPGLTLDGDWEGGPQTSAFLDGDGAEEVLESFEEAVLDLAYGGSRPGVCVQLGGFSDPWDMAPDEGDLVLFAQLAGQAIDYDVCTMNLIVGTREAIASGRYTDLVYDQQT
- a CDS encoding DUF4142 domain-containing protein → MRVTQRTAGTVFVIGGLAVTLTALAYPALVGIEKTTTDQARIIANTRYGPLTEADRDFVIKVRAAGLWEHPLGLMAMERGTTPEMKEAGEHLVAGHSGLDEMCRNIAPELGITLPNQASPQQQQFVATVDGSNGKQFDTTAVNIMRVTHGQIFPTIAKIRASTQNTMIRQLADLANDTVLDHITVLEKTELVNYDQVNFQQTTPPKLPKDEMTPPAPQPGSPVLVLNEPPGLDVNTSSPTPAPSPSAG